The following coding sequences lie in one Sporichthyaceae bacterium genomic window:
- a CDS encoding alkaline phosphatase family protein: MSVLKSAAVIGVGALSVTLLAAAPGAGARRSQPGPEVAVTSVGYRITPAGRQTRLGDLPLALAMSPDASMLVASNDGEGLQSLQVIDPATGHITQHLDYTSPAALFRGLAFSPDGSRLYAAGGGDETVHTYQVLGGRLVETPAIRLLPGLPELPKLPGSKPDAPQPNDGAKLYPGGLAVTPDGRRLVVTDLLGDSVSVVDLTTSAVRTIPAGHRPAAVAITSDGGTAWVSDEGGDNLTEIRLSGEPAPVGTVRVGTHPLGMTLDRRTGKLWVADADSDQLSVVDTARRALVATVDLTTRHHGLVGMTPVAPALSPDGTALYVADSGGDAVSVIDARSAHLRGAIPVGWYPSAVVATTSHLFVANAKGYGSGPNDFGNFPEPVSAVRDPESYVGAMIVGTLSTISAPIPSDQLEEWTAQVAADSTARHRSVRSFLPPIKHVVYLVQENRTFDQVLGSLGKGDGDPTLDLFEDGSAPNQRELSYRYVTFDNFYADAEVSAQGWNWTVAANSNPYTEHLWPANYSARKGPYPSESGKPEEAPNRDPKDAYIWDRLADAHVSFRNYGFYVSPDKAGAFHAVDPVLDANTDHAFRAFDLNCPDNADTFQPRAKCGVDRIDEWRREYAHYEATDSLPTVELMRLPNDHTSGTKPGMPTPRSYVADNDLALGKLVETVTHSRDWASTAIFVTEDDAQNGPDHVDAHRTLALLISPWTHTGAVDSTFYSTASMLATIEDVVGIGPMTRFDAFATPMTAAFVTRPDLTPYRYTRPPFAGEEANTDSSPLAAISARQRLDVEDQIDPQTFNEAIWQSIRGPRSPMPAPRHRLAAMPVARAGGDGDDD; encoded by the coding sequence GTGTCGGTTCTGAAGTCTGCGGCCGTGATCGGCGTCGGCGCCCTGAGCGTGACCCTGCTGGCGGCGGCGCCGGGTGCCGGCGCGCGCAGGTCCCAGCCAGGGCCGGAGGTGGCGGTCACCTCGGTCGGCTACCGGATCACCCCGGCCGGACGGCAGACCCGGCTCGGTGACCTGCCGTTGGCGCTGGCGATGTCGCCGGATGCCTCCATGCTGGTCGCGAGCAACGACGGAGAGGGTCTGCAGTCGTTGCAGGTGATCGACCCGGCCACCGGGCACATCACGCAGCACCTGGACTACACATCGCCGGCAGCGTTGTTCCGCGGGCTCGCGTTCAGCCCCGACGGTTCGCGCCTGTACGCCGCCGGGGGCGGCGACGAGACCGTGCACACCTACCAGGTCCTGGGCGGTCGCCTCGTCGAGACGCCCGCGATTCGGCTGCTGCCGGGCCTGCCGGAGTTGCCGAAACTGCCCGGCAGCAAACCTGATGCACCCCAGCCCAACGACGGCGCGAAGCTCTACCCGGGCGGCCTGGCGGTGACCCCGGACGGCCGCCGCCTGGTCGTCACCGACCTGTTGGGCGACTCGGTCTCCGTGGTCGACCTGACCACGTCGGCCGTCCGCACGATCCCGGCCGGGCACCGCCCCGCGGCCGTCGCCATCACGTCGGACGGCGGCACCGCCTGGGTTTCGGACGAGGGCGGGGACAACCTCACCGAGATCCGCCTGTCCGGCGAACCGGCGCCGGTCGGCACTGTCCGGGTCGGGACCCACCCGCTGGGGATGACCTTGGACCGGCGGACCGGCAAGCTCTGGGTCGCGGACGCGGACAGCGACCAGCTCAGCGTTGTGGACACGGCCCGGCGCGCCCTGGTCGCGACCGTGGACCTGACCACTCGGCACCACGGCCTGGTCGGCATGACCCCGGTCGCCCCGGCGCTCTCGCCGGACGGAACCGCCTTGTACGTCGCGGACTCGGGCGGCGACGCCGTCTCAGTCATCGACGCCCGCTCCGCCCACCTGCGCGGGGCGATCCCGGTGGGCTGGTACCCCAGCGCCGTGGTCGCCACGACCTCGCACCTGTTCGTCGCCAACGCGAAGGGCTACGGGTCCGGGCCCAACGACTTCGGCAACTTCCCGGAGCCGGTCTCCGCGGTCCGCGACCCGGAGTCCTACGTCGGGGCGATGATCGTCGGGACGCTGTCGACGATCAGTGCGCCGATCCCGAGCGACCAACTCGAGGAGTGGACGGCGCAGGTCGCGGCCGACTCCACCGCCCGCCATCGCTCGGTGCGGTCGTTCCTGCCCCCGATCAAGCACGTCGTCTACCTGGTGCAGGAGAACCGCACCTTCGACCAGGTGCTCGGTTCGCTGGGCAAGGGCGACGGCGACCCGACGCTGGACCTGTTCGAGGACGGCAGCGCGCCGAACCAACGCGAACTTTCCTACCGGTACGTCACCTTCGACAACTTCTACGCCGACGCCGAGGTCAGCGCTCAGGGATGGAACTGGACGGTCGCGGCCAACTCCAACCCCTACACCGAGCACCTCTGGCCGGCGAACTACTCGGCCCGCAAGGGCCCGTACCCGTCGGAGAGCGGAAAGCCGGAGGAGGCGCCGAACCGCGACCCGAAGGATGCCTACATCTGGGACCGCCTGGCCGATGCCCACGTGTCGTTCCGCAACTACGGCTTCTACGTCAGCCCCGACAAGGCCGGCGCATTCCACGCCGTCGACCCGGTGCTCGACGCGAACACCGACCACGCGTTCCGCGCGTTCGACCTGAACTGCCCGGACAACGCCGACACCTTCCAGCCGCGCGCCAAATGCGGCGTGGATCGCATCGACGAGTGGCGCCGCGAGTACGCGCACTACGAAGCCACCGACTCGCTGCCAACCGTCGAGTTGATGCGCCTGCCCAACGACCACACGTCCGGGACCAAGCCGGGAATGCCGACGCCGCGGTCCTACGTGGCCGACAACGACCTTGCGCTGGGCAAACTGGTCGAGACAGTTACGCACTCCAGGGACTGGGCTTCCACGGCGATCTTCGTCACCGAGGACGACGCCCAGAACGGCCCGGACCATGTGGACGCACACCGCACGCTCGCGCTGCTGATCAGTCCGTGGACGCACACCGGGGCAGTGGATTCCACGTTCTACTCGACCGCCTCGATGCTGGCCACGATCGAGGACGTCGTCGGCATCGGCCCGATGACCCGGTTCGACGCCTTCGCCACCCCGATGACCGCGGCATTCGTGACCCGTCCGGATCTCACGCCGTACCGGTACACCCGACCGCCGTTCGCCGGTGAGGAGGCGAACACCGACTCCTCGCCCTTGGCAGCGATCTCGGCGCGGCAACGCCTGGACGTCGAGGACCAGATCGACCCGCAGACCTTCAACGAGGCGATTTGGCAGAGCATCCGCGGCCCCCGCTCGCCGATGCCCGCGCCGCGCCACAGGCTCGCGGCGATGCCGGTCGCCCGTGCTGGCGGCGACGGCGACGACGACTGA
- a CDS encoding pyridoxamine 5'-phosphate oxidase family protein, producing the protein MTAWGDFERGEPDLAARVRAAFTDRRHHTAATLRADGAPRISGIEVAFEAGELVLGSVAGSRKSADLRRDPRLALHSATVDPVEGAHADWPGEAKVSGRAVAVGSIVDGPDGDRFTLDVAEVVHTHLNPEATLLVVEWWTPGGGLRSLERA; encoded by the coding sequence ATGACCGCGTGGGGCGATTTCGAACGGGGCGAGCCGGATCTCGCGGCGCGAGTGCGAGCGGCGTTCACCGACCGTCGGCACCACACCGCCGCGACGCTGCGGGCCGACGGCGCGCCGCGCATCTCCGGCATCGAGGTGGCGTTCGAGGCGGGCGAGTTGGTGCTCGGCTCGGTGGCCGGGTCACGCAAGAGCGCGGACCTGCGCCGAGATCCCCGGCTGGCTCTGCACAGCGCGACGGTCGACCCGGTCGAAGGCGCGCACGCGGACTGGCCCGGCGAGGCGAAGGTCTCGGGACGCGCGGTGGCCGTCGGGTCGATCGTCGATGGGCCCGACGGGGACCGCTTCACCCTCGACGTCGCCGAGGTCGTGCATACCCACCTCAATCCCGAGGCGACGCTGCTGGTCGTCGAGTGGTGGACGCCCGGCGGCGGACTACGCAGCCTCGAGCGCGCCTGA
- a CDS encoding AraC family transcriptional regulator yields MTHDGLRAALEQLAPTVGSHAMAWPRLSAHRWTEPQPTELTGVDALSLCAVVSGRKTIEIERRTWTYDPFNYLVLTRGTEYVTQIVEASPEHPYLSLALSLEAGLVRQVASEMKERTLTVLRHPVAAGADPDRPAFVSAFDDELAGALLRFLKAIGTESDRRVLAPLYLREIAYRLLQADQRDRLLQVVAAEATDPVSTAARFVRANLANQLTVAQIAAQVGMSASAFAHLFKEVTGVSPYQFLTQARLDRARRLLEAGDLTVGEVARTVGYTGQSHFSREFRRRFGSTPSSFARATPAASTGR; encoded by the coding sequence GTGACCCACGACGGGCTGCGCGCGGCCCTGGAACAGCTGGCGCCGACGGTCGGGAGCCACGCCATGGCGTGGCCCCGGCTGTCGGCGCACCGGTGGACCGAGCCGCAACCGACGGAACTCACCGGCGTGGACGCCCTGTCGTTGTGCGCAGTTGTCTCCGGTCGCAAGACAATCGAGATCGAGCGCCGGACCTGGACGTACGACCCGTTCAACTACCTGGTGCTGACCCGAGGGACCGAGTACGTCACGCAGATCGTCGAGGCGTCGCCCGAGCATCCCTATCTCTCGCTGGCGCTGAGTCTGGAAGCCGGGCTGGTCCGGCAGGTCGCCTCGGAGATGAAGGAACGGACCCTCACGGTCCTGCGTCACCCGGTGGCGGCCGGAGCCGATCCGGACCGGCCCGCGTTCGTCAGCGCCTTCGACGACGAGCTCGCGGGCGCCCTCCTGCGTTTCCTGAAGGCGATCGGCACGGAGTCCGACCGTCGGGTGCTCGCGCCGTTGTATCTACGCGAGATCGCCTACCGGCTGCTGCAGGCCGACCAGCGGGACCGTTTGCTGCAGGTCGTCGCCGCCGAAGCGACCGATCCGGTCTCGACAGCGGCTCGCTTCGTCCGTGCCAATCTGGCGAATCAACTGACGGTGGCTCAGATAGCTGCCCAGGTGGGGATGAGCGCCTCGGCCTTCGCGCATCTTTTCAAGGAGGTCACCGGGGTCTCGCCCTACCAATTCCTGACCCAGGCGCGTCTGGACCGGGCACGCCGGCTGCTCGAGGCCGGCGACTTGACCGTCGGCGAGGTGGCCCGGACCGTCGGCTACACCGGCCAGTCCCATTTCAGTCGTGAGTTCCGGCGGCGCTTCGGTAGCACGCCTAGTTCGTTCGCCCGTGCGACACCGGCGGCCTCGACGGGTCGGTGA
- a CDS encoding type 1 glutamine amidotransferase domain-containing protein, with product MTNILIAITGSDVWTLADGTKHPCGYWPEELVAPHRVFAAAGAEITLATPGGVRPVPDQAGFSPEMNGGSAQAGQAHRDYLDSISGEIDKVVKLEDIRPADYDAVFIPGGHGPMEDLAVDESFGAQLVEFVAAGKKVAAVCHGPAGLLAARKADGSWLFDGYRLTGFSNEEETQVGFADKAPWLLQDKLADNGGLYESTSAWAERIVIDRALYTGQNPASSQALAQAILSP from the coding sequence ATGACAAACATTCTCATCGCAATCACCGGATCCGACGTCTGGACCTTGGCCGACGGCACCAAGCACCCGTGCGGCTACTGGCCGGAGGAGCTCGTGGCGCCGCACCGCGTGTTCGCCGCCGCGGGCGCCGAGATCACTCTGGCCACCCCCGGCGGTGTCCGTCCCGTACCGGACCAGGCCGGATTCTCCCCCGAGATGAACGGTGGCTCGGCCCAGGCAGGCCAGGCGCACCGGGACTACCTCGACTCGATCTCCGGCGAGATCGACAAGGTCGTCAAGCTGGAGGACATCCGCCCGGCCGATTACGACGCCGTGTTCATCCCGGGCGGCCACGGGCCGATGGAGGACCTCGCGGTCGACGAGAGCTTCGGAGCGCAGCTGGTCGAGTTCGTCGCGGCGGGCAAGAAGGTCGCCGCGGTGTGCCACGGCCCGGCCGGTCTGCTCGCCGCCCGTAAGGCCGACGGGAGTTGGCTTTTCGACGGCTACCGGCTCACCGGCTTCAGCAACGAGGAGGAGACCCAGGTCGGCTTCGCGGACAAGGCACCCTGGCTGTTGCAGGACAAGCTGGCCGACAACGGCGGGCTGTACGAGTCGACCTCGGCGTGGGCGGAGCGGATCGTCATCGACCGCGCGCTGTACACCGGCCAGAACCCGGCTTCCTCGCAGGCCCTGGCGCAGGCGATCCTGAGTCCGTGA
- a CDS encoding LLM class flavin-dependent oxidoreductase, with protein MRTATTLEASGGWAEASQLALEAEVLGLDVCWVAEAWGSDAPSFLGWLAGRTYRMGLGSGILQIGTRSPVLIAQTAMTLAEMSGGRFRLGLGASGPQVLEGLHGIGFAHPLGRTRETLRVIRAVLAGEKVDFAGEHVRIPLPGGQGKPMRTSLTPRSDVPIYLATQAPKMLELTGETADGWLGTAFVPEGADALLAPLRAGAARAGRDLSALDLCQGAEVAFAADEVQLHEMVTERKPGLAFSLGGMGTSSTNFYYDAYRRQGWGERADRVRDLWQAGDRPAAAAAVSDEMVLATTLLGTEEMVRDRLAAWQAVGVTTVRLYPAGTDLAEKLDTLGRAIDLVRGLPPGGPAF; from the coding sequence GTGAGGACCGCGACGACGCTGGAGGCCTCCGGCGGCTGGGCCGAGGCCTCGCAGTTGGCGCTGGAGGCCGAGGTTCTCGGCCTGGACGTGTGCTGGGTGGCCGAGGCATGGGGGTCGGACGCCCCGTCGTTCCTCGGCTGGTTGGCCGGGCGCACGTACCGGATGGGCTTGGGCTCCGGGATCCTGCAGATCGGCACCCGCAGCCCGGTGCTGATCGCGCAGACCGCGATGACCCTGGCAGAGATGTCCGGCGGGCGTTTCCGGCTCGGCCTCGGCGCCTCGGGACCGCAGGTGCTCGAAGGCCTGCACGGGATCGGTTTCGCGCACCCGCTGGGCCGGACCCGGGAGACCCTGCGCGTGATCCGCGCGGTTCTGGCCGGGGAGAAGGTCGACTTCGCCGGCGAGCACGTGCGGATCCCGTTGCCCGGTGGGCAGGGCAAGCCGATGCGGACCTCGCTGACTCCGCGTTCGGACGTCCCGATCTACCTGGCCACGCAGGCGCCGAAGATGCTCGAACTGACCGGCGAGACCGCCGACGGCTGGCTGGGTACGGCATTCGTGCCCGAGGGCGCCGACGCGCTGCTGGCGCCGTTGCGGGCCGGGGCCGCCCGCGCCGGGCGCGATCTGTCCGCCCTCGACCTGTGCCAGGGCGCGGAAGTCGCCTTCGCGGCCGACGAGGTCCAGCTTCACGAGATGGTGACCGAGCGCAAGCCCGGCCTGGCGTTCAGCCTGGGCGGGATGGGCACGTCCAGCACGAACTTCTACTACGACGCCTACCGCCGGCAGGGCTGGGGCGAGCGTGCCGACCGGGTTCGCGACCTCTGGCAGGCCGGCGACCGGCCCGCGGCGGCTGCCGCCGTCAGCGACGAGATGGTGTTGGCGACAACACTGCTGGGTACCGAGGAGATGGTGCGCGACCGGTTGGCCGCGTGGCAGGCCGTCGGGGTCACCACGGTCCGGCTCTACCCGGCCGGGACCGACCTTGCCGAGAAGCTCGACACGCTGGGTCGGGCGATCGACCTGGTCCGGGGCCTCCCGCCGGGCGGCCCGGCATTCTGA
- a CDS encoding SRPBCC family protein yields MKHADCPVVDVTVEVAAAPERVWELVSDIAVIARLSRETKSVEWVDGAAGPAVGHRFRGVNEHEAAGQWTTESTVVVCDAPRAFQWDVGAAQAPAASWGYELQAVPAGTRLRGWGRLGPGPSNLTKVIEKFPEKEERIVARRLEEFQAGVAKTLAGIKTLAET; encoded by the coding sequence ATGAAGCACGCCGACTGCCCGGTCGTCGACGTCACCGTCGAGGTGGCGGCGGCGCCGGAACGGGTCTGGGAACTGGTGAGCGACATTGCGGTGATCGCGAGGCTGAGCCGGGAGACGAAGTCGGTCGAGTGGGTCGACGGAGCCGCCGGTCCGGCCGTCGGGCACCGATTCCGCGGCGTGAACGAGCACGAGGCCGCCGGGCAGTGGACCACCGAGTCGACGGTCGTGGTCTGCGACGCGCCCCGAGCCTTCCAGTGGGACGTCGGCGCGGCGCAGGCACCGGCGGCCAGTTGGGGTTACGAATTGCAGGCCGTCCCCGCGGGCACCCGACTGCGCGGCTGGGGCCGGCTGGGCCCGGGGCCGTCGAACCTGACCAAGGTCATCGAGAAGTTCCCCGAGAAGGAGGAGCGCATCGTGGCCCGCCGGTTGGAGGAGTTCCAGGCCGGCGTGGCGAAAACCCTCGCCGGCATCAAGACCCTGGCCGAGACGTGA
- a CDS encoding acetyl/propionyl/methylcrotonyl-CoA carboxylase subunit alpha yields the protein MNFPFGSVLVANRGEIAVRIIRTLGTLGLRSVAVFSDADADARHVHEADVAFRLGPAAAAQSYLSIERLLVACAATGAQAVHPGYGFLSENAAFAAALEERGIVFVGPPAHAIAVMGDKITAKNTVVRSGVPVVPGVARPDMSDADLLEAAEGVGYPVLIKPSAGGGGKGMRVVTRTADLQPALDSARREARNAFGDDTLFLERFVSTPRHIEVQVLADAHGNVVHLGERECSLQRRHQKVIEEAPSPLLDEATRRRIGSAACATARSVDYRGAGTVEFIVSADAPDEFFFMEMNTRLQVEHPVTEMTTGVDLVEWQLRIAAGEKLTLDQSDIGFIGHAVEARVYAEDPDRGFLPTGGVIAELVEPAGAGVRVDSGIRAGFRVGSDYDPMLAKVIAYGADREQALTRLDTALAHTLVLGVTTNVSFLRALLGDPRVRAGDLDTGLLDRFVTDRQIEPVPVEVLLAVAAADWPALIAHDASTDPWASLVGFRMGDPAAHRVRLEHAGGVTTVELTGAPAAAHAIFHGPDDAVGDPVSFAASRVEEGVAVVLDGVRRVHRVLAVDDGWWVHEAGVTRHLRRARHERLRGADAGSGSGEITSPMPGTVLAVLAADGTSVGRGEAVLVVEAMKMEHTLTAAADGVVSVLVRVGEQVKLDQVVARIAQAEGSPDETH from the coding sequence ATGAATTTTCCGTTCGGCTCCGTGCTCGTCGCCAACCGTGGCGAGATCGCAGTCCGGATCATTCGCACCCTGGGGACGTTGGGCCTGCGTTCGGTCGCTGTGTTCAGCGACGCCGATGCCGACGCTCGGCACGTGCACGAGGCCGACGTCGCCTTCCGGCTGGGCCCGGCGGCTGCGGCGCAGAGCTACCTGAGCATCGAACGGCTGCTGGTCGCCTGCGCCGCCACCGGCGCCCAGGCGGTTCACCCCGGCTACGGGTTCCTCTCGGAGAACGCCGCGTTCGCCGCGGCGCTGGAGGAACGCGGGATCGTGTTCGTCGGTCCGCCGGCTCACGCGATCGCGGTGATGGGCGACAAGATCACCGCGAAGAACACCGTGGTCCGATCGGGTGTCCCGGTCGTGCCGGGTGTGGCCCGTCCCGACATGAGCGATGCCGACCTGCTCGAGGCCGCCGAAGGGGTTGGCTACCCGGTGCTCATCAAGCCATCGGCCGGTGGCGGCGGCAAGGGCATGAGGGTGGTCACCCGGACGGCAGACCTGCAGCCCGCGTTGGACAGCGCACGCCGCGAGGCCCGCAACGCCTTCGGCGACGACACGTTGTTCCTCGAGCGGTTCGTCAGCACGCCGCGGCACATCGAGGTCCAGGTACTGGCCGACGCGCACGGCAACGTCGTTCACCTCGGTGAGCGGGAGTGCAGCCTGCAACGGCGGCACCAGAAGGTGATCGAGGAGGCACCCTCGCCGTTGCTGGACGAGGCCACCCGGCGCCGGATCGGCTCCGCCGCGTGCGCCACCGCCCGCAGCGTCGACTACCGCGGCGCCGGCACTGTGGAGTTCATCGTCTCCGCCGACGCCCCGGACGAGTTCTTCTTCATGGAGATGAACACCCGCCTGCAGGTCGAGCACCCGGTCACCGAGATGACCACCGGCGTCGACCTTGTCGAGTGGCAGCTACGGATCGCGGCCGGGGAGAAACTGACGCTGGATCAGTCCGACATAGGTTTCATCGGCCATGCGGTCGAGGCCCGGGTGTACGCCGAGGACCCGGACCGCGGGTTCCTGCCCACCGGCGGGGTGATCGCCGAACTCGTCGAACCGGCCGGCGCGGGTGTGCGGGTCGACTCCGGCATCCGGGCCGGGTTCCGGGTCGGCTCGGACTACGACCCCATGCTGGCCAAGGTGATCGCCTACGGGGCGGATCGCGAGCAGGCGTTGACCCGCCTGGACACGGCGTTGGCCCACACGCTGGTCCTCGGGGTCACCACCAACGTCTCGTTCCTGCGGGCACTGCTCGGCGACCCCCGGGTCCGGGCCGGCGACTTGGACACCGGCCTGCTGGACCGCTTCGTGACTGACCGTCAGATCGAGCCGGTGCCGGTCGAGGTGCTGCTCGCGGTGGCTGCTGCGGACTGGCCGGCCCTGATCGCCCACGATGCCTCGACCGATCCGTGGGCCAGTCTCGTCGGCTTCCGGATGGGCGACCCGGCGGCGCACCGGGTCCGGTTGGAGCACGCCGGCGGCGTGACCACCGTCGAGTTGACCGGCGCGCCGGCGGCCGCGCACGCGATCTTCCACGGCCCCGACGATGCCGTCGGCGACCCGGTGTCGTTCGCCGCGTCGCGAGTCGAGGAGGGGGTTGCCGTCGTGCTCGACGGCGTGCGCCGGGTGCACCGCGTGCTCGCCGTCGACGACGGTTGGTGGGTGCACGAAGCCGGCGTCACCCGGCACCTGCGGCGGGCCCGGCACGAGCGGTTGCGCGGGGCCGACGCGGGGTCCGGGTCGGGCGAGATCACCTCGCCGATGCCGGGAACCGTGCTGGCCGTGCTGGCCGCCGACGGGACGAGCGTGGGCCGCGGCGAGGCGGTGCTGGTAGTCGAGGCGATGAAGATGGAGCACACGTTGACCGCCGCGGCCGACGGCGTCGTGTCGGTGCTGGTGCGCGTCGGGGAACAGGTGAAGCTGGATCAGGTCGTCGCCCGCATCGCGCAGGCCGAGGGGAGCCCGGATGAAACCCACTAG